In the genome of Ananas comosus cultivar F153 linkage group 11, ASM154086v1, whole genome shotgun sequence, one region contains:
- the LOC109716979 gene encoding uncharacterized protein LOC109716979 — protein sequence MVFASLRPAPSLHLPPKNYSTIKQKTLIGVGDDDLQSRGKQQQASLTCKISRRDAMLCIPAALVAPFIPTGPAEALSRKAENKRKVREKLEKLREKAGVTKEKTESSPEKKEKLSPNSLTVLPLVEASL from the exons ATGGTGTTCGCCTCTCTAAGGCCTGCGCCGTCTCTTCACCTTCCACCCAAGAACTACTCCACCATCAAACAAAAAACCCTAATCGGAGTTGGCGACGACGATCTCCAG TCGAGAGGCAAACAACAACAAGCAAGTCTCACATGCAAAATATCGCGCAGAGATGCAATGCTATGCATTCCGGCCGCCTTGGTCGCGCCCTTCATACCGACTGGTCCCGCCGAGGCTCTCTCTCGGAAGGCAGAAAACAAGAGAAAGGTCAGGGAGAAGCTCGAGAAGCTGCGCGAGAAGGCGGGAGTGACGAAAGAGAAGACCGAATCGAGTCccgaaaagaaggaaaaactgAGTCCGAACAGTCTCACTGTACTACCTCTGGTCGAGGCATCTCTGTGA